From Coraliomargarita sinensis, a single genomic window includes:
- a CDS encoding acylphosphatase — translation MSDNVFQLNCWFEGRVQGVGFRYQTTGVAKGFEVTGWVKNLADGRVQLYAEGEESEVLDFQKEVASELECYIRDAEVKTGTGPRACRGFSIAH, via the coding sequence ATGAGTGACAATGTGTTTCAATTAAATTGTTGGTTTGAGGGGCGCGTCCAGGGGGTCGGCTTCCGTTACCAGACCACAGGCGTGGCCAAGGGCTTTGAAGTCACCGGCTGGGTCAAAAATTTGGCGGACGGCCGGGTGCAGCTCTACGCAGAAGGCGAAGAGAGTGAAGTTTTGGATTTCCAGAAAGAGGTCGCCAGCGAGTTGGAATGCTACATCCGTGATGCCGAGGTGAAAACCGGCACTGGGCCGCGTGCTTGCCGCGGGTTCAGCATCGCGCATTGA
- a CDS encoding ABC transporter ATP-binding protein: MAESAISIKHLTKDFPVGISGKKLRAVDSLDLEVQDNEIFGLLGPNGSGKSTTIKIVLGLLEPSAGDCRIYGKPSRAVEARRSVGFLPEAPYFYRYLSGRELVRYYARLCGVAKSDLNDAVDSVIELVGMGEAAHRRVGTYSKGMLQRIGLAQAIVHDPQLVILDEPTAGVDPLGSAAIAEIVRELKSRGKTILLSSHLLAQIEGLCDRVAILHRGKLVHAGRVDELVNEESADAFVVEGLGTENHAAVQAAIEAGGGRLVRVEKPRLSLDSFFLSQVQQRESQRAGEAGKGGKQ; encoded by the coding sequence ATGGCTGAATCTGCGATTAGCATCAAACACCTGACGAAGGACTTTCCTGTTGGAATCTCCGGGAAAAAGCTTCGGGCCGTCGATAGCTTGGATCTTGAGGTGCAGGACAACGAAATTTTCGGCCTGCTCGGCCCGAATGGTTCGGGGAAGAGCACCACGATCAAGATCGTGCTTGGCTTGCTTGAGCCCTCGGCCGGTGATTGCAGGATCTATGGCAAGCCCAGCCGTGCGGTGGAAGCGCGGCGTAGTGTCGGCTTCTTGCCGGAGGCGCCTTATTTCTACCGCTACCTTTCCGGGCGTGAACTGGTCCGCTACTATGCCCGTCTATGCGGGGTGGCTAAGTCCGACCTGAATGACGCCGTCGATTCGGTCATTGAACTGGTGGGGATGGGTGAAGCGGCACACCGACGTGTGGGTACCTATTCCAAAGGCATGCTCCAGCGCATCGGTCTCGCCCAAGCGATTGTCCACGATCCCCAGCTGGTCATATTGGACGAGCCGACCGCAGGTGTCGACCCACTTGGCTCGGCTGCGATCGCCGAAATCGTCCGTGAACTCAAGTCCCGGGGAAAAACTATTCTTCTCTCCTCTCATTTGTTGGCACAGATCGAGGGCCTTTGTGATCGCGTGGCCATTCTGCACCGGGGCAAACTGGTGCATGCGGGGCGTGTGGATGAGCTCGTCAACGAGGAGTCGGCGGATGCTTTCGTTGTCGAGGGCCTCGGCACGGAAAATCATGCCGCGGTACAGGCCGCTATTGAGGCCGGCGGAGGTCGGCTCGTACGGGTGGAAAAACCGCGCCTGAGCCTGGATTCATTTTTTCTCAGTCAAGTACAGCAACGGGAAAGTCAGCGCGCCGGCGAAGCAGGGAAGGGAGGTAAGCAATGA
- a CDS encoding ABC transporter permease, whose amino-acid sequence MSFLSPGRIWLIAANTFLEAVRQKFFNSLLLIAIALVASSTFFQQFDFGTSELKFIADFGFGALFFFGSILAITATTQLFFNEIENRTALTMLAKPVHKFDFLAGKLLGVQLLMLSFVLLISLVLAGMLYWRETVLMEQLDPEVFSGGRIIRYSDIFLFGFLQWLKFGLLGAMTLFVASFSNTSLYTIIVSFCVLIVCQLQYIARDAYADLEHGVGRLLVHGLGLIFPNFQLFNVGDQLLFTGEASLPAGTALQISLYAVVYITAFLLLAQLSFRRREI is encoded by the coding sequence ATGAGCTTTCTATCCCCCGGCAGGATTTGGTTGATTGCGGCCAACACATTTCTGGAGGCGGTTCGCCAGAAGTTCTTTAATTCCCTTCTTTTGATCGCGATTGCGCTGGTGGCCAGCTCGACCTTTTTCCAGCAATTCGATTTTGGCACCAGTGAGTTGAAGTTCATCGCCGATTTCGGTTTCGGCGCACTTTTTTTCTTTGGTTCGATTCTGGCGATTACGGCCACGACGCAGCTCTTTTTCAACGAGATTGAGAATCGAACCGCCCTGACCATGCTGGCGAAACCGGTCCATAAGTTCGACTTTCTGGCCGGCAAGCTGCTCGGCGTGCAACTGCTTATGCTGTCCTTTGTACTGCTGATCAGTCTGGTGCTTGCTGGTATGCTCTACTGGCGTGAAACCGTTTTGATGGAGCAGTTGGACCCCGAAGTTTTCAGCGGAGGGCGCATCATTCGATACAGTGATATCTTTCTTTTCGGATTTCTGCAGTGGCTGAAGTTCGGTCTGCTCGGGGCGATGACCCTGTTCGTTGCCAGTTTCTCCAATACGAGCCTATACACGATCATCGTGAGCTTCTGCGTTCTGATTGTCTGCCAACTGCAATACATCGCCCGGGATGCTTATGCCGATCTAGAGCATGGGGTGGGGCGCCTTCTTGTGCATGGATTGGGACTGATTTTTCCGAATTTCCAGCTCTTCAATGTCGGGGATCAGCTGCTCTTTACAGGCGAAGCGTCTCTCCCGGCAGGTACGGCCCTGCAGATCAGCCTTTACGCAGTGGTTTACATTACCGCCTTCCTTTTGCTCGCGCAGCTCAGCTTCCGTCGACGTGAAATTTGA
- a CDS encoding tetratricopeptide repeat protein, whose amino-acid sequence MKFDHPIILRLRAVLLAIAFLVLVGLLIRPIESPAWQRVRTGQPELNLDAMEGALGQGVIVGMLGGFRSIMADFLWIQTNSVWENRERAKLNSMIRLVTSIDPRPEFFWINGARMIAYDVPNWRIEEEGGYQEVSERRQHEINLEQAEQAFILIQRALEFHPDSARLYLEIGQIYMIRLDDPAKAAPWFLRASQQPDAPYFAARIYAQLLRRLDKQAEAYDFLKGLFSRLPDDDPYARKGIILERIRELEEVLDVAPSGTFRP is encoded by the coding sequence GTGAAATTTGACCACCCGATAATCTTGAGGCTACGGGCGGTTTTACTTGCGATTGCCTTTCTGGTGCTTGTCGGCTTACTGATACGGCCGATCGAGTCTCCGGCATGGCAGCGAGTGCGAACCGGCCAGCCGGAGCTGAACCTGGACGCTATGGAAGGAGCATTGGGCCAGGGGGTGATCGTGGGCATGTTGGGCGGCTTCCGTTCGATAATGGCCGACTTTCTCTGGATTCAGACCAACTCGGTCTGGGAAAACCGTGAACGGGCGAAGCTCAATTCTATGATTCGTCTGGTCACTTCCATTGACCCGCGCCCGGAGTTTTTCTGGATTAACGGTGCCCGAATGATCGCTTATGACGTTCCCAACTGGCGTATTGAGGAAGAGGGGGGCTATCAGGAAGTTTCCGAGCGGCGTCAACATGAGATCAATCTGGAGCAGGCGGAGCAGGCCTTTATCCTGATTCAGCGTGCGCTCGAATTTCATCCGGACAGTGCACGTCTCTACCTGGAGATCGGTCAGATCTACATGATCCGTCTGGATGATCCGGCAAAAGCGGCTCCCTGGTTTTTGCGGGCTTCCCAGCAGCCGGACGCACCTTACTTCGCCGCCCGTATTTATGCCCAGTTGCTCCGCCGCCTGGATAAGCAAGCGGAAGCTTACGACTTTCTCAAAGGTTTGTTTTCCCGACTTCCGGACGATGATCCCTATGCGCGAAAAGGTATCATACTGGAGCGGATCCGTGAACTGGAAGAGGTTCTGGATGTCGCCCCGTCAGGAACGTTTCGTCCTTAA
- a CDS encoding aminopeptidase P family protein, with translation MMYPHRPMQNVSPALAANLGLARQQNTKMKSLFSEINERQQTVLKKLGPDILILPADAALSEISRFRQGSNFFYLTGFPEQGAMLLIDPNETSGAVHLFVRENTEKEQVWDGFTMGAAKAAEVCPADQVHHIREFEAFISNRLKGRRVHYQAANGHPCGKLIAKAIEEQGAEVLKKSEVFDAIIDMRMVKSPLEIELMRRAILITGEAHHACMRAGTRHRMEYQFEAEFEYACKMQGVLHFAFGHIVAAGNHGTCQHYIENDGPVGEDDLVLLDAGAVWKGYCADLTRTFPASGKFSPIQRDLYEIVLASQKSGLEKVAPGVCMIDIHNHSAAVLIDGLKELGLMKGDTEELIESLAYKEFWPGALCHSLGIDVHDVLLDGYHKGDKPLEPGMVITVEPGFYSQAFNQEIPEAFREIGIRIEDDVLVTEDGYENMSVDTVKEIADVEAMVQSGK, from the coding sequence ATGATGTATCCACACCGCCCTATGCAAAACGTCTCTCCAGCACTCGCTGCCAATCTGGGATTGGCCCGGCAGCAAAACACCAAGATGAAATCACTTTTTTCAGAGATTAACGAACGACAGCAAACCGTGCTCAAGAAGCTGGGCCCGGACATACTGATACTACCTGCCGATGCCGCATTGTCCGAGATATCCAGATTCCGTCAGGGGAGCAATTTCTTCTACCTGACGGGCTTCCCGGAACAAGGTGCAATGCTCCTGATTGATCCCAACGAAACATCCGGAGCAGTACATTTGTTCGTGCGCGAAAACACCGAGAAGGAACAGGTTTGGGACGGCTTTACCATGGGTGCGGCGAAGGCGGCCGAAGTCTGCCCGGCTGACCAGGTTCACCACATTCGCGAGTTTGAAGCATTTATCAGTAACCGTTTAAAAGGCCGCCGGGTCCATTACCAGGCGGCCAACGGGCACCCCTGCGGCAAGCTCATCGCCAAAGCCATTGAGGAGCAAGGCGCTGAAGTGCTGAAGAAAAGCGAAGTCTTCGACGCAATCATCGACATGCGCATGGTGAAGTCGCCTCTTGAAATCGAACTGATGCGCCGGGCCATTCTGATTACGGGCGAGGCACATCACGCCTGCATGCGTGCCGGCACACGCCACCGTATGGAATATCAGTTCGAAGCTGAATTTGAGTATGCTTGCAAGATGCAGGGCGTACTTCACTTCGCCTTCGGTCACATTGTGGCCGCAGGCAACCACGGAACTTGCCAACACTATATCGAAAACGACGGCCCCGTGGGCGAAGATGATTTGGTCTTACTGGATGCCGGAGCCGTGTGGAAAGGATATTGCGCCGATTTAACCAGGACTTTTCCCGCCTCGGGGAAATTTTCCCCAATCCAGCGTGACCTTTACGAGATCGTACTCGCCTCGCAGAAGTCGGGACTCGAAAAAGTCGCGCCCGGAGTCTGCATGATCGACATTCATAACCACTCGGCCGCCGTCCTGATCGACGGGCTCAAAGAGCTCGGACTGATGAAGGGAGATACGGAGGAATTAATCGAATCGCTTGCCTATAAAGAGTTCTGGCCCGGTGCCCTCTGCCACTCACTGGGCATTGATGTACATGATGTTCTTCTGGACGGCTATCACAAGGGCGACAAACCACTTGAACCTGGCATGGTGATTACCGTCGAACCGGGCTTCTACTCACAGGCCTTTAATCAGGAAATCCCTGAGGCATTCCGCGAGATCGGGATTCGCATCGAAGACGACGTTCTGGTCACGGAAGACGGCTACGAGAACATGAGTGTCGATACGGTCAAGGAAATCGCTGATGTCGAAGCGATGGTTCAGTCGGGCAAATAA
- a CDS encoding family 16 glycoside hydrolase has translation MKGVFTLLMAGCSVFSASLAAQATIDLLDGMALEHFQPVSDWHRVDRAVSVPDRTELTTSGSGGDILVNGLTKDISLPYLMTRETFGDARVELEFLIPKGSNAGVYMMGRYEVQILDSFGKEKVGSGDLGGIYGSRDMSRPQGERWIPGSRPLTNAAKAPGRWQRMEIVFRAPRYDASGQKTADAVFESVRINGELVQEKFTCEHPTMSHPLPGEAALGPIAIQGDHGPIAIRHFTVTPLDSPGTQAIEEIDAYWSEVERAVREGDYDAYCATVHPDAVIIAGAKQVSYPLKQALIRWEKDFENTKSGKLKGEVSFRFAKRYRDTSTAHESGIFRYTTTPENGEITTDYIEFEALLVKKDGQWQMLMENQIGPVSEEEWESLRP, from the coding sequence ATGAAGGGAGTTTTCACGTTATTAATGGCCGGATGCAGCGTCTTCTCGGCCAGCCTAGCCGCTCAAGCAACGATCGATCTGCTTGATGGTATGGCGTTAGAGCATTTCCAACCGGTATCCGACTGGCACCGGGTTGACAGAGCGGTATCGGTGCCCGACCGCACCGAGCTGACAACCAGCGGGAGCGGGGGTGATATTCTGGTAAACGGTTTAACCAAGGATATTTCCCTGCCCTATTTGATGACCCGGGAAACTTTCGGTGATGCCCGCGTTGAACTCGAATTTTTGATTCCCAAAGGCTCCAACGCCGGTGTCTACATGATGGGCCGCTACGAGGTGCAAATCCTCGACAGCTTTGGCAAAGAGAAGGTGGGCAGCGGTGACCTCGGTGGAATTTACGGAAGTCGTGACATGTCCCGGCCGCAAGGGGAGCGCTGGATCCCCGGTTCCCGTCCCTTAACGAATGCGGCCAAGGCCCCCGGGCGCTGGCAACGCATGGAAATCGTATTTCGTGCTCCCAGATACGACGCTAGTGGCCAAAAGACCGCCGACGCAGTCTTTGAAAGCGTGCGTATCAACGGAGAACTCGTGCAGGAAAAATTCACATGTGAGCACCCCACCATGTCCCATCCTTTGCCCGGTGAAGCGGCGCTGGGCCCCATCGCTATACAGGGCGACCATGGCCCTATCGCCATCCGTCACTTCACGGTCACACCCTTGGATTCTCCTGGCACACAGGCCATTGAAGAGATTGACGCCTACTGGTCGGAAGTGGAGCGTGCCGTGCGCGAGGGTGACTACGATGCTTACTGCGCCACGGTGCATCCTGACGCGGTCATTATTGCAGGAGCCAAACAAGTCAGCTATCCGCTGAAACAAGCTTTGATCCGATGGGAGAAAGACTTCGAAAACACAAAATCGGGCAAGCTCAAGGGCGAGGTCAGTTTCCGTTTTGCCAAGCGCTACCGCGATACCAGTACTGCGCATGAGTCCGGCATTTTTCGCTATACTACGACCCCGGAAAACGGGGAAATCACCACCGACTACATTGAATTTGAAGCATTGCTCGTAAAGAAAGACGGGCAGTGGCAAATGTTGATGGAAAACCAGATCGGACCTGTCTCCGAAGAAGAATGGGAGTCACTTCGTCCTTAA
- a CDS encoding sialate O-acetylesterase — translation MASAAEERTWTSADGSQTFKGTLIRYNDYTGMVTVDRGDRKLSFKQDLLSAADIEYLKTEGPKLKDTGSSSSGSVSVSGSIPDTLPDPDGEEANMRKPVQVFILMGQSNMLGFGKTGPLKGIAGDKYPYLVDDGGNWNVRKDVRNVFFSNGSLTTNDWMAVDNRNKFGPEIGIGNYLGHMIDAPVLILKSCVGNRALGWDLLPPSADGTGKDGRSYEGDSDYGDRKVSTQSKADKGGWYAGLQYDLDVGVAQDALEELSKYYPDATEYEVAGFFWWQGCSEGKGSVENYDKNLEYLFNDLKKEFNAPNAKFVCATLGEHDKDATLSQKMFNFADGNKDAGVFYSKPVSTGGSCGHYGGDPETYMNVGEGMGKLMVEMLSGR, via the coding sequence ATGGCTTCTGCCGCTGAAGAGCGCACCTGGACGAGCGCTGACGGGTCACAAACTTTCAAGGGGACATTAATCCGCTACAATGACTACACCGGCATGGTGACCGTGGATCGCGGCGACCGTAAGCTCAGCTTCAAACAGGACCTGCTTTCGGCCGCCGATATTGAGTATTTAAAGACGGAAGGCCCCAAGCTGAAAGACACCGGCTCGAGCAGCTCCGGCAGCGTGAGCGTGAGTGGTTCCATCCCCGATACACTTCCCGATCCCGATGGGGAAGAAGCCAATATGCGTAAACCGGTCCAGGTGTTCATCCTAATGGGTCAATCCAATATGCTGGGCTTCGGGAAAACAGGTCCGCTTAAGGGGATTGCTGGTGACAAATACCCCTACCTTGTCGATGACGGAGGGAATTGGAACGTGCGGAAGGACGTGCGCAACGTGTTTTTCAGTAATGGAAGTTTGACTACCAATGATTGGATGGCCGTTGATAATCGAAATAAATTCGGCCCGGAAATCGGCATCGGGAATTATCTGGGGCACATGATTGACGCGCCGGTTCTGATATTGAAATCGTGCGTTGGTAACCGTGCTTTAGGCTGGGACTTGCTGCCGCCCAGTGCGGACGGCACCGGAAAAGACGGAAGATCTTACGAAGGAGACTCGGATTACGGGGATCGAAAGGTGAGCACTCAGAGTAAAGCTGATAAAGGCGGCTGGTATGCCGGCCTCCAGTATGATCTGGACGTGGGGGTTGCCCAGGATGCTCTGGAAGAGTTGTCCAAGTACTATCCGGATGCCACCGAATACGAAGTGGCCGGATTCTTCTGGTGGCAGGGCTGCTCTGAAGGCAAAGGTAGTGTCGAGAATTACGACAAAAACCTGGAGTATCTCTTCAACGATCTGAAAAAAGAATTCAATGCACCCAATGCCAAGTTTGTTTGCGCCACCCTGGGTGAACACGACAAGGACGCAACGCTCTCCCAGAAGATGTTCAACTTTGCCGATGGTAATAAAGATGCCGGGGTATTCTATTCCAAGCCGGTTTCCACCGGAGGGAGCTGCGGCCACTACGGTGGCGATCCCGAAACCTACATGAATGTGGGCGAAGGCATGGGCAAACTTATGGTAGAAATGCTTTCGGGCCGTTAG
- a CDS encoding inositol monophosphatase family protein has product MSRHAKARYNTALRHRINAGRVAVRDQIAFFGRQFGQVASEWKADDTRVTFADFAISEKLFAELRRDFPQDDYCSEEASPLDEEMALQADFAWIVDPIDGTNNYALGFPICAISLALLHKGMPVYGFIYDHSTASLYEGGPEHPFMRNQKRFKRDATAAEAQTMIGAHFPMELQLQGKLAPLMAQYRIRSFGSAALSATYVATGYLTGAIDYRVKVWDIAAAYALCAAVGLEWKFVEGSPFPATTFHPHQGRCPYYVGTAPLIEEIESAI; this is encoded by the coding sequence ATGTCCCGTCATGCCAAGGCCCGTTACAATACCGCTCTCCGACATCGTATCAATGCCGGACGCGTTGCCGTGCGCGACCAGATCGCCTTTTTCGGGCGGCAGTTTGGGCAGGTGGCCAGCGAATGGAAGGCCGACGATACCCGGGTGACTTTTGCCGATTTCGCAATTTCCGAAAAACTCTTTGCCGAGTTGCGGCGGGACTTTCCACAGGACGACTATTGCAGCGAGGAAGCCAGCCCGTTGGACGAGGAAATGGCGCTGCAAGCTGATTTTGCCTGGATCGTGGATCCTATCGACGGAACTAATAACTACGCCCTGGGATTTCCGATCTGCGCAATTTCACTGGCGTTGCTACACAAAGGAATGCCGGTATACGGATTCATTTATGATCACAGCACGGCCAGTCTTTACGAAGGCGGCCCGGAGCATCCCTTTATGCGTAACCAGAAAAGGTTCAAGCGCGATGCGACCGCAGCCGAGGCACAAACGATGATCGGTGCGCACTTCCCGATGGAGCTTCAGTTGCAGGGTAAGCTTGCCCCCTTAATGGCCCAATATCGCATCCGTTCCTTTGGCAGTGCCGCTCTGAGTGCGACCTACGTGGCCACCGGTTATTTGACCGGTGCGATCGATTATCGCGTCAAAGTCTGGGATATTGCGGCGGCCTACGCGCTCTGTGCGGCCGTCGGACTGGAATGGAAGTTTGTCGAAGGCAGCCCGTTTCCGGCTACGACTTTTCATCCTCATCAGGGGCGCTGCCCTTATTATGTCGGCACGGCTCCACTGATCGAAGAGATCGAGTCCGCTATTTGA
- a CDS encoding cupin domain-containing protein: MIKKVHEIVPEIAEAVRGGSGSVSAHKLLDFFPGSAIKSVGIVRLEAGASIGDHSHEGDEDFYYCLSGSGIVVDNGVEQAFTPGTLQITRSGESQALHNTGETELVFLAALIATVEE, translated from the coding sequence ATGATCAAAAAAGTTCACGAAATCGTTCCTGAGATTGCTGAAGCGGTGCGTGGTGGATCCGGCAGTGTCTCGGCGCACAAGCTACTCGACTTTTTTCCCGGCAGCGCAATCAAGAGCGTTGGTATCGTTCGACTGGAAGCCGGAGCCAGCATCGGCGACCACTCCCATGAGGGTGACGAAGATTTTTATTACTGCCTTTCCGGCAGCGGCATCGTGGTCGACAACGGCGTGGAGCAAGCCTTCACCCCGGGCACTCTGCAGATCACTCGGAGCGGCGAGAGTCAGGCCTTACATAATACCGGGGAAACGGAATTAGTCTTTTTGGCCGCACTTATTGCCACTGTGGAGGAATGA
- a CDS encoding histone deacetylase family protein, whose protein sequence is MMTKSTGLVSDDRYLLHSQGRGHPESPERLRAIHRRLKQSNLDKALVSVTPSIEPLPYIRRVHSEAHIEAASRQAQDDAICRLAVSGALSGVDAVCSGRLTNAFCAIRPPGHHAANNGEFGFCFYNNVAIAARYAQRQHKLKKVLIVDWDYHHGDGTEWAFYDDPSVLVFSTHALYAFPGSGAADKTGRGAGEGYNINVPLPRGATDTDITRAFRERLIPAADEFQPDLVLISAGFDARENDLLGDFNITDEGFAKLTELVMGIAKRYANSRIVSILEGGYNTEGLALAVESHLKALLG, encoded by the coding sequence ATGATGACAAAATCTACCGGCTTGGTCAGTGATGATCGCTACCTGCTGCATTCCCAGGGGCGGGGGCACCCGGAATCGCCCGAGCGGCTGAGAGCGATCCACCGGCGGCTGAAGCAATCAAATCTGGATAAAGCCCTCGTGTCCGTGACGCCATCCATCGAGCCGCTGCCTTATATTCGGAGGGTACACTCAGAGGCCCATATTGAAGCGGCATCGAGGCAGGCGCAAGATGATGCCATTTGCCGTCTTGCGGTTTCCGGCGCCTTGAGCGGAGTCGATGCCGTTTGCTCCGGCAGGTTGACGAATGCCTTTTGTGCGATCCGCCCGCCCGGGCACCACGCCGCGAATAATGGAGAGTTTGGTTTTTGCTTCTACAACAACGTTGCCATTGCTGCCCGTTATGCCCAGAGGCAGCACAAGCTGAAAAAGGTCCTGATTGTGGACTGGGACTATCATCACGGCGATGGCACGGAATGGGCCTTTTACGATGATCCCTCGGTATTGGTCTTTTCCACGCACGCTCTGTACGCCTTTCCCGGGAGCGGCGCGGCGGATAAGACGGGCCGTGGTGCTGGGGAAGGTTACAATATCAATGTGCCTCTGCCGCGCGGTGCGACGGACACGGATATCACCCGCGCGTTTAGGGAGCGGCTAATTCCTGCCGCCGACGAATTTCAGCCCGATCTGGTCCTGATCTCGGCCGGTTTCGATGCGCGAGAGAACGATTTGCTGGGAGACTTCAATATCACCGACGAAGGATTTGCCAAGCTGACCGAACTGGTGATGGGGATCGCCAAACGATACGCCAACTCGCGCATCGTTTCCATTCTGGAAGGGGGGTACAATACCGAAGGCTTGGCCTTGGCGGTGGAATCGCATCTGAAGGCGCTTCTCGGTTGA
- a CDS encoding zinc ribbon domain-containing protein gives MPDPQIEKLLIVQDRDIALQKIEEELARIPRERAKIEALIETEKENIDAASQSLKEKEVQRSELDHAVKGKESDIARFKNQQLEVKKNDEYRALTQQIEQAEAEIAQLEETEIKLMLDIDSTREAFEAEKTTIEARIQDQHEEIKQLGEREQNLKDSIDAAKQALAASREGIEANYIEHYDRVKKLAKRPPYVAAIQQHKCGGCHLRVSNEVSRGAMDAGEPHFCDQCARMVYA, from the coding sequence ATGCCCGACCCGCAAATCGAAAAGCTCCTCATTGTTCAAGACCGCGACATTGCCCTGCAAAAAATTGAGGAGGAATTGGCGCGCATTCCGAGAGAACGGGCCAAGATCGAGGCACTGATCGAGACTGAAAAGGAAAATATCGATGCCGCCAGCCAATCGCTTAAAGAAAAGGAAGTGCAGCGCAGCGAGCTCGACCACGCGGTGAAGGGTAAAGAATCGGATATCGCCCGATTCAAGAACCAGCAGCTCGAGGTCAAAAAGAACGACGAATACCGCGCCCTGACGCAGCAGATCGAGCAAGCGGAAGCGGAAATCGCCCAGCTCGAAGAGACCGAAATCAAGCTCATGCTGGATATCGACAGCACCCGTGAAGCCTTTGAAGCGGAAAAAACCACCATCGAGGCACGCATCCAGGACCAGCACGAGGAAATCAAACAACTCGGCGAACGGGAACAGAATTTAAAAGACTCCATTGATGCGGCGAAGCAGGCACTGGCCGCATCGCGCGAAGGAATCGAAGCCAACTACATCGAGCACTATGACCGGGTCAAGAAGCTTGCCAAGCGTCCACCCTACGTCGCCGCCATTCAGCAGCATAAATGCGGCGGTTGCCACCTGCGGGTTTCCAACGAAGTCTCACGCGGGGCCATGGACGCGGGCGAGCCCCACTTCTGCGACCAGTGCGCGCGGATGGTGTATGCTTAG
- a CDS encoding tetratricopeptide repeat protein yields MSETSLQDQVDDATLDFTLGDSEGAIAKLRAIIDTHPDAFPAWHALTEVYFSEADYDAALEAAETAHKLEPEDVHINTSLSRIWVERGDKEKAEHYGAQARMLGWKDELKSPPEKDDI; encoded by the coding sequence ATGAGCGAAACTTCACTTCAAGACCAAGTCGACGATGCCACTTTGGATTTCACCCTCGGGGACAGCGAGGGTGCGATTGCCAAACTGCGTGCAATTATTGATACCCATCCCGATGCCTTTCCGGCCTGGCATGCCCTGACGGAGGTTTATTTCTCCGAGGCCGACTACGATGCCGCCCTGGAGGCCGCGGAAACCGCACACAAGCTTGAACCGGAAGACGTGCACATCAATACCAGTCTCTCCCGTATTTGGGTGGAGCGGGGCGATAAGGAAAAAGCCGAACATTACGGCGCTCAGGCCCGCATGCTCGGTTGGAAAGACGAATTGAAGTCGCCGCCCGAAAAGGACGATATTTAG